The Candidatus Beckwithbacteria bacterium region CCCTCTTAAATAAGCCAGGGATTTGTTGTCGCTGACAATGCCGATGTGGGTGGCAAACAAAAGATTAAATTTTTTCGGTGAGGTCCAATCAGAGGCGCCGCAGTTCGGGCATTTATTGTCAGTTAGTTGGTCAACGCGCGAGCGCTGATGACAATTTTTACACTCGACCAAAGTGTCGGTAAAGCTCTGGGTGTGGCCGGAAGCTTCCCAAACTTTGGGGTTCATCAAAACACTGGTTTCCAAGCCGTAAATGTTTTCCCGCGTGGTAACGAAAAAATGCCACCAGTAATTTTTTAAGTTGCGTAATAGTTCCACGCCTAAGGTGCCATAATCATAAGTGTTGGCCAAGCCGCCGTAAATTTCCGAGCCGGGGAAAATAAACCCGCGGCGTTTCGCCAAAGCAGTGACTGTTTTAAATAGATCCATAAACTAAATGTTAGCAAACTAAACTTCTGAAGTCTATTGACATCCAAATTACTACGGTTATAATAACCTCGAATCTTCTGCCCCTCAATCTCTTATGCCAAGAACATCTGAAGCGGTCAGAGAATTAACGCAACAACAAATCCTGTTTCTCATGTCGAGAAAAGAGACAATGGAGAGTCAAACAGCAGGATTTATCGGACAGATTGATCCAGACCTATCCATTACCACCCACGCAGTTAACAAACTTTTAGCTACTCCAGACTACCCGCTGAGAGCTGATTTGCTTCACCAGTATATCAGTGCCGGTCACTTTTTAATGATTCGTGGCATGCGTAAAGAACATGAAAAACCGATAACCAAAAAAGAAACTAGTCAACATCTCGAGGCCCTGCGGAACATTTCCCAAGTTATGAAAGAACTGCCGGAGAGTGATCAAAAATCAACCAAGAACAGTTTGTTAACACTTTTCAGTTTTGCGGTTGCTCGCCGGCCTGATTTAGTTAAACAACAAAATTTCCCATGGGAAGCAGCCATTGACGCGGCACAGGAAACGCCGCTGGAATTCATGGCCCCCTACTTTCCTTTCCGTTTTGCCATTTTAAAACAGGCGCCAAAAGATATTCTTAAGGAAAAAGCTCTAACTTATGCTCAAACTCATAAAGATTCCGTTCTGGGTGTTCTTTACGCAGAATTTCCGCCGCATTTTCTAGACGATTATATATTTGATCCGGAATTATATGATCTGATCGCTGCCATGCCGACAGGAAATAAAGCTATTGCCCACAGCACCCTGCTTTGGGCAATGAAAATCAGCACTTATGGCTTTGAGCCTGAGCCGCACGAAAAGATTATTCCCGAAGCTTATCTTAACCAACTGTGGGAAAGCGCCGAACGCCAATGGCAGGCACTTTCACCTGAAGATCAAGGGCAGATACTACATGCGCAGCTCCTAAGTTGGATTAGCGGCATGTTGGAAGCAGGCGCCACGAAAACGCACGAAGAATCCTCTCCTTTTTTCCGTTTCCGCAGACTAGTTAATGAGATTGCCGATCATATCTCTGAGACCGGAAAAGAATTCATCGTTGCCGAATATCGTGCAGCTTTTAAATCTTTTCCAAAACTTCAGGTTCCCCCTATTGTAAAAGATTGGTTCCCCGACGTTGCCGAGACAATCGAAGCTAAGCGGCCAAAAAACATTTTTCAAACAATCTTTCAGCGAAAATCTTCATAACTACGAACATACGGGGATTATCCTTGTAGGCTAAGAGTTTAAGTCAAAGGTTCGCGTTAAGACCAATTCCCAGCATGATCAAAAGACTAAAAACTGCCAGCCAGGCGGCGGTCAGTAAAACCACTTTTATCGGTTGGTTGTATTTTTTTGTCTTTAAATAAAGTTTGACCGGATAAGTAAAAACGATCAAACCACAAATTAAGGCCGAAGTACTGAGAAGCGTTAACATTAGAAAAGGGCCAAAAAAATTAGGCATTCTACCAAACCAATCCTGGGCATGAGTCACAAAAAAGGCAATCAAACTACAGTAACCAATTAATCCCAAGGCTTGAATAAAAGCAATCATAATCATATTATAGCTTATTTTTCTATGAATTTTGCTTTTTTATAGAAAAGGTGTATATTATGTAAATTATGACAGAATATTATAGGGCCCCAGTAGAAGGTGGGCAAGATAATTTAACAATCTGCCAGGATTATTTTGGAAAGTTAATCGATAAAGCATATAGACAAGGAAAACTTGATTTATTAAATAAGATCGGTGTCTGTTATCATTGTGAGAATGACACTTATTATTTGGCAGTGAATTTAGAAACAGGCGAAACTGGCGCTGAGGCTGCTAATTGTACAGATACAAACTATTTTACTGCTTACCTCAACACCCTGAAAGGTTTTGATCCGGATGTAACCCCGGCTCAGGCGGCAACATCACTTGTCGCTCAACCTATTTTTGACTTTATAAAAGATCGCTTTCCTCCAGAATTTAACCAACTGAAAATTCTTTCTTTTCCTCGACCAGGATTAAATCTTGCTCAAACAATACGGTCGTCTCTCTAAAGGCGACTGAAAATTTTACCTAATTTTCTTGGAATTGATTGGTTTTTCGGTGATGCTACTGATATAGTTTTCTATAGCTTGATGGCCCGCCTTCGCCGAGGCTCCGGCGGGTAAACCGAAACCGAGAAGCTCGAGCAAAGATTTTTCGAAATTGAGGATTAAGTTTTTGGGGGCAACGGTGCTGTTGAGCTGGGTAAGGTAAAACAAGAGAAGATTGTAAACGTCTTCGTGTTCCTGGTTTTCGGCGGTCAGGTCATTAACCAATTCGCACAATAAATAAGCAATCCGGACGCGGTTTAAGTTTTGGCGAAGACAAGAAAAATTATCAATTGTGTCCGCCTCGGTTATTAAATCCAGGTTTTTGCCGCGGGCGCAGACAATCTTGGCGTGAGAAAAAAGTTCGAGATGTCCCCGCTTCCGGGAAGATGGTTTACGGACAGACTTAGCTAACAGCCTTAACTTACCGTGATCTTTAGTAAAAATGGTTAACAAGCGATCGGCCTCGCCAAAATTATTTTGCCTTAAAACTAAACCGTAAGTTTTGTAGGTTTTAATCATCAAAGACTAATTTCTTTATCACCGTCAAGACTAAAGGTTTGTGTCTTCCCGCCCGAGCTAATCGTGTAAGAGAAATTTTTGGTTCCCGGCTGCTTCTGAATTAAAAGTTTATAGTCGGTAGTTTTTTTAAACGGCAATTTATATTTGAAAATTAATTTGGCAGATGATTGGGGCCGCAGTTCAATAAAGGCTTCGAGAACGGTTTTGCCTAAATCTTTAGAGGTGGTTGGCTCAATGCTGGACCCGAGGACTTCGACTAGCTCAGTCCCTTCCGGCACATACAACCTCACCCAGTCGCGCAAGATACCGTTAAGACATAAGCCGCCGGTTTCCAAATTACAGTCTGAAGCGGCCTGCGGATTTTTATAATCAATCGTCACGGTTTTGGTAATCGTACCATCAGGGCTGATATTAATTTCCTGAGTCACGGTTTGGTCAACGTAAAGATTTGATTTGGCTCCGGCAAAATTAGTGTCATTCAAATGAAAATAGTCGCCTTGATAGTCTTTAATCCTGCCGGCGGCATTAAAGGCTTCGACGACCGGCTGTAGAGGATCGTCACCGGGGAAATAAAACATCAGGTGTTTTTCCTGAATATCTTTTAAAGCAATTTCCACAAATTGCGGCCAAAGTTTTTTCGGCGAGTTCATCACGTTTAATAAAATCGAGTGCATTAAAGGACCAATCATACCTTTCCGGTTGGCTTTAATGTAATAAGTCGGCCGGGTAGCATAATCTTCCATTTTATAAACCACCTGGGGACAGTTACATTGAGGAACAATGTCGGCCGAGTATTCACCCCAATCAGCTACGCCGACTTTACCCAAGACTTGAAGCAGATCAACCATAACCTGAGTATCCACGGCAATCACCCCATTGACGTCTTTAATGGCGGCAACTGACTGATAATTAGGAAAAAAAGTGTCCATGGAAACTTTAAAGTCCGGGGAAAGGTTCATATCCCGCAAATGCCAGTTATAAACTAAGGGTAAATATTTTTTAATCGGTTCAGGGGCCGGCAGACGGTTGCCAAAAGCAGTATCCAGTTCATAAATATCCGAAGATAATTTGGGAGTAATCTGGCCTTTAAAGGTTTCCAAAATAGCATAAGCGGTTAAAAAACCGCCGGTGGCCCTTAATTCAGCATTGTTTTGAAAAATCAGTAAATATTGCTGCGGTTCGGATTCACCTAAAAGTTTAGGAAAAAGCGTTAATAAAGGCTTGATATTAGCTAAAGTATCTTTGGCGCTCACCAGGCTAGTTTGAATTTGGGAAATTTTAGCAGCGTAAACTTTAGGGTAACGCCGGGGGTTGACGTGGCTAATCTCGGCTTCAATCACTCCGACTTTTTGGCCGATAGTTTCTAACTGAGGAGAAATTTTATCTAAGGTTTGCAACATGAAAACAATTTTTTCTTCAGCCGATTGAATATTTAAAGAAGCTTCCGTTCCGGAAAAACCTAAAACATCGGCATAAGGCTTAATTGATTGGACGACAATCACGGCTGCCTCCAAACCTGCCCGAGTCGCTTTTATGCCGTGATCGGCATCACTGATATAACCGCCAATTAAGGGAACAAATCGGACCCAAGAAATAAAACCGAACTTTTTTTCTAGATTTTGAAAATTTTGCTGAGCTTGGTTTAAATTGGTTTCGGCTTCACCTAAATTTTTATTCTGAATGGAAACATTAACCGCTTTCAGCGAATTCACTAAGCCCAAAGTCGGCCGGGACAAAAACCAGGAAAATATACATAGATAAACAATGATACTTAAATAAAACCCGCCAATTATCAAAACAATCAGTTTTAAATTCTGTTTATGTTTGGAAAAAAAATCTTTAATTTTTACCATTTAGACAACATCGCTTTTGGCGTTTTTAAAATGATGATCAAATCACCAAAAAAATTATACTCTTTGGAATAATTAAGATCCATTTGGGCACGCTTGTCAAACGAAATTTCGTTCCGGCCGGAGGTTTGCCAAGGGCCGGTAATGCCGGGTTTAACTGACAAAATTTTATTAATCCAAGGCTTAGTCTGCGGGTATTTTTTCACCTGTTCTTCCAGTTCGCGTTTAATATAAGCCCGGGGCCCGACTAAACTCATTTCCCCTTTTAAGACGTTTAAAATCTGGGGGAATTCATCAATGGTTAAGTTTCTTAAAAAGCGGCCCAGTTTGGTAATCCTGGGGTCATCGGCTAATTTCCAGTCATTCTTTTTAAACTTAGTTAAAAGTTGTTTATTCTTTTTATACAGCACGTCATCGGCATCTTTAATCATGGTCCGAAATTTATAAAGCTCAAATGCCCGACCATCTTGGCCAACGCGTTGGTGCTTATAAAAAACCGGCCAGCCGGAATCCAACCAAGTCAGCAGTGGAACCACCAGCCAAATCGGAAAAAATAATAAGGCCAGAAACAAAGCTAAAATAATGTCTATCAGTCTTTTAATCTTTGGATACATAAAGAGCATTATATAGTTGCTTAACTTTAGGCGCTTCCGACAAAGGGCAAACTAACAGGCCTTGTTCTGTATCCACCACAATCATATTTTCCAGTCCGATTAAGCCGACTTGGCCTAAGGCTTTACTAACCACTAGGGAGTGGTTGACATCCATAAGATAAGCCTGACCGATAACCACGTTACCTTGTTTGTCTTTGGGTAGGCCATGGTACAAAAGCTCCCAAGTGCCAACATCAATCCAACCCATTCCTGCCGGCAATTCCCATTGGCTGCCGCGGGGTAGTTTTTCAAACAGGCCGCAATCAACCGATTGTTTGGCAAATTTAGGGTATTCCTTGTCTAAGACTTGGTTAAATTGGGGGGTGTCGATGGCCGCCTGAATCGGTTCCAAAATCTTGTAAGCTTCCGGAGCATATTTTTGATAATAATTTAAAAGCAGAGATGGTTTCGTTGCCATGTAGCCGGTATGAATCAGGTATTTTTTTGAGGCAAGAAATTTCTTGGCAGTTGGTTCATCGGGCTTTTCCACCTGCCGGATAAACTCAAAAATTTTGTGGCTTGCCTTGCCGGCAGGCAGGCCATTAACCTTTATTTCGTTGCCGACTTCAATCCAACCGTTATGAACCGAGGGATAAGTCGGCGGCGTATCGACGTGGACGATCAAATCATTGGCCTTAGCTAAGTCGGCAGCTTGATGAATCGCAGATAAAAATTCCGCTTCTTTTTGCACCACATGATCCGCTCCCCAAAGAATCACCATGACTGAATCAGGGTGACGATGATTAATGACGGCGGTGGCCAAAGCAATCGCCCCTAAATTATCCCGCATGGCTGGCTCTAATATAAAGTTTTCTTGAGGAATTTCCGGAGCCTGAACCAGTAAATCTTTAGAGAAAGACTGATTGGTGGAAATATAAATATCTTCCGGACGAAAACCTTTAAGTACCCGGTCAATGGTTTGCCGAAACATTGATTTTTTGCCTAAAAAGCTTTCGAATTGCTTGGGATGGCCCAGGTTACTAATCGGCCACATCCGGGTACCTTTCCCGCCACACATGATTAAGGCTTTAATGGGAAATTCTGACTTAAACATCTTGCCTCCACAAAATTTTTCAAGTTCTTAATAAAAATCTGGTTGTCAAATTTCTGCGCTTGAGACTGGATGGTTTTCCGATCCCAAAGACAAGAATTAAATTGTTTCATAGCAAAACCCAAGCTGTCAACTGTTTGGTCTTGAAAGAAGACTCCTGACTCACCGGAAATTATCGTTTCCGTTGCCCCGCCCTTTTGATAAGCAATGACCGGTTTACCACTAGCCTGGGCTTCAACGCTGACAATACCAAAATCTTCTTCCTGCGGCATAATTAAGGCCCGGCAATTTTGATAATAGTGAACTAATTGTGTGTCGGAAACTGTTCCGGCAAATTTTATCGTCGGGCCGGCTAAACGGCGCAAATTAGTTTTTTCCCGTCCGGAGCCAACGATAATTAGCTGCTCTTTTAACAAGTTGCAGGCTTTAACGGCCAGGTCAACTTTTTTATATGGAGTTAGACGGGAAACTACAAGAAAGTAATTTTGTGCTGGGCGGTAAGAGAATTTTTGAGTGTCCACCGGCGGATAAATAACCATGGAATCCTGGTGATAATATTTTTTGATCCGATCTTTGACGGTTTGGGAAATCGCCAGATAAATATCCGGCCGGCGGCTATTAATTAAATCAACACGACGCAAGTAATTTTTTGATAAATTAAAAAAGTTTCTTCCGAGAGAATTAAACCAACCAAGACCAGGAAGTTTTTGATACTGGTCGTAATGAGACCAAAGATAACGAGTCGGAGTTAAACAATAACAAATATGTAAAGTGGAGGGTTTGGTAATAATTGCCTTAGCTTCAGCGCTAGTAACCGAAATGACCACATCATAGCCATCAAAATTAAAGGATTCAAAAGCTAAGGGGGTTAACCAAGGATAAAGTTCGTGAAAAGTTTTTGCTAAAGGCAATTTTTGTAACCACGAGGATTTAATTTTCAGCGATTTTGTCCAAGAAGTTAATTTCTGATTATAAACAGCGGTAAAAAATTGAGCAGAAGGCCAAATCTTGTGCAAATTTAATAACACCCGCTCTGCCCCCCCAAATTTATTAATCCGGTCGTAAACAAAAGCGATTTTCACA contains the following coding sequences:
- a CDS encoding sugar phosphate nucleotidyltransferase, yielding MFKSEFPIKALIMCGGKGTRMWPISNLGHPKQFESFLGKKSMFRQTIDRVLKGFRPEDIYISTNQSFSKDLLVQAPEIPQENFILEPAMRDNLGAIALATAVINHRHPDSVMVILWGADHVVQKEAEFLSAIHQAADLAKANDLIVHVDTPPTYPSVHNGWIEVGNEIKVNGLPAGKASHKIFEFIRQVEKPDEPTAKKFLASKKYLIHTGYMATKPSLLLNYYQKYAPEAYKILEPIQAAIDTPQFNQVLDKEYPKFAKQSVDCGLFEKLPRGSQWELPAGMGWIDVGTWELLYHGLPKDKQGNVVIGQAYLMDVNHSLVVSKALGQVGLIGLENMIVVDTEQGLLVCPLSEAPKVKQLYNALYVSKD
- a CDS encoding glycosyltransferase; protein product: MKIAFVYDRINKFGGAERVLLNLHKIWPSAQFFTAVYNQKLTSWTKSLKIKSSWLQKLPLAKTFHELYPWLTPLAFESFNFDGYDVVISVTSAEAKAIITKPSTLHICYCLTPTRYLWSHYDQYQKLPGLGWFNSLGRNFFNLSKNYLRRVDLINSRRPDIYLAISQTVKDRIKKYYHQDSMVIYPPVDTQKFSYRPAQNYFLVVSRLTPYKKVDLAVKACNLLKEQLIIVGSGREKTNLRRLAGPTIKFAGTVSDTQLVHYYQNCRALIMPQEEDFGIVSVEAQASGKPVIAYQKGGATETIISGESGVFFQDQTVDSLGFAMKQFNSCLWDRKTIQSQAQKFDNQIFIKNLKNFVEARCLSQNFPLKP
- a CDS encoding DUF4012 domain-containing protein; protein product: MVKIKDFFSKHKQNLKLIVLIIGGFYLSIIVYLCIFSWFLSRPTLGLVNSLKAVNVSIQNKNLGEAETNLNQAQQNFQNLEKKFGFISWVRFVPLIGGYISDADHGIKATRAGLEAAVIVVQSIKPYADVLGFSGTEASLNIQSAEEKIVFMLQTLDKISPQLETIGQKVGVIEAEISHVNPRRYPKVYAAKISQIQTSLVSAKDTLANIKPLLTLFPKLLGESEPQQYLLIFQNNAELRATGGFLTAYAILETFKGQITPKLSSDIYELDTAFGNRLPAPEPIKKYLPLVYNWHLRDMNLSPDFKVSMDTFFPNYQSVAAIKDVNGVIAVDTQVMVDLLQVLGKVGVADWGEYSADIVPQCNCPQVVYKMEDYATRPTYYIKANRKGMIGPLMHSILLNVMNSPKKLWPQFVEIALKDIQEKHLMFYFPGDDPLQPVVEAFNAAGRIKDYQGDYFHLNDTNFAGAKSNLYVDQTVTQEINISPDGTITKTVTIDYKNPQAASDCNLETGGLCLNGILRDWVRLYVPEGTELVEVLGSSIEPTTSKDLGKTVLEAFIELRPQSSAKLIFKYKLPFKKTTDYKLLIQKQPGTKNFSYTISSGGKTQTFSLDGDKEISL
- the recO gene encoding DNA repair protein RecO, yielding MIKTYKTYGLVLRQNNFGEADRLLTIFTKDHGKLRLLAKSVRKPSSRKRGHLELFSHAKIVCARGKNLDLITEADTIDNFSCLRQNLNRVRIAYLLCELVNDLTAENQEHEDVYNLLLFYLTQLNSTVAPKNLILNFEKSLLELLGFGLPAGASAKAGHQAIENYISSITEKPINSKKIR
- a CDS encoding glycine--tRNA ligase (Catalyzes a two-step reaction, first charging a glycine molecule by linking its carboxyl group to the alpha-phosphate of ATP, followed by transfer of the aminoacyl-adenylate to its tRNA), giving the protein MDLFKTVTALAKRRGFIFPGSEIYGGLANTYDYGTLGVELLRNLKNYWWHFFVTTRENIYGLETSVLMNPKVWEASGHTQSFTDTLVECKNCHQRSRVDQLTDNKCPNCGASDWTSPKKFNLLFATHIGIVSDNKSLAYLRG
- a CDS encoding sugar transferase; the protein is MYPKIKRLIDIILALFLALLFFPIWLVVPLLTWLDSGWPVFYKHQRVGQDGRAFELYKFRTMIKDADDVLYKKNKQLLTKFKKNDWKLADDPRITKLGRFLRNLTIDEFPQILNVLKGEMSLVGPRAYIKRELEEQVKKYPQTKPWINKILSVKPGITGPWQTSGRNEISFDKRAQMDLNYSKEYNFFGDLIIILKTPKAMLSKW